AATTTTTTAACGTCAACTCCGACAAAATAGATCTTTGAAAATTCTTGCAACATCATTAGCCAATCCGTTAATGCAATATGTCGATCTGAATAAATAGTCTGTAACTTTCCCTTCTCATCATAGGTATAAGCTCCCGTATAAATATTTTCCCTACGAGCATCAAATAAAGGAATAATGATACCATCAATTCCAACACAATTTGCTGCTAATGTTTCTAAACTGGAAACCGCAGTTAACTCTTTCTTCAAGGTATAGGCCAACGTTTTAGCAGTAGTTATGCCAATTCTCAATCCAGTATAAGAACCAGGACCCCTTGCAACCACAAAACGATCAATAGCTGTTGGCTTCAGATGAAGATCATGCATCAATCGATCAATGGTTGGCATTAATGTGATACTATGATTTTTATTTATTGTGGTCGTATATTCTCCTAAGATTTGATCCTCTTCACAAACAGCTACACTTAAAGCTTGATTAGACGTATCCATGGCTAATAATCGCAAACTTGATCCCTTTCTTTCTCTTTTATTCTCTTGTACTGTTAATCTGTCGATTATTGTAGCATAATTATTGTTTCTATAAAAGTCTGTTAGTTTTAATACGTTTTACTTTGTTAATTTTTTCATTAATCAGATACTTTTTTTCTTGTTTATCCTATTAAAGATGTTCTTTGATTATTTTATGTTTGCTTCTAAATAATCAATTAAAGGTTTCCCAATATTAACGGGTGTATTATTTTTTCTTGAATCTTCCGTCATAATAACTGTTAAAAATTTATTATTACTTCGATCCATTGTAAGTAGAAAACTATTTTCAGTACCTAAAGTGTCCTGTTTATTTTTTATTTCTGCTGTCCCTGTTTTAGCGGCTAAAGAGAAGGCTGGATTGTACATATTATGAACATATCCTGTCTCATCTTCAACACTTCCTAACAGATCATCGGCAATTAGATTTGCAGATGATTTACTAATAACATTTGCTTTTATTTTACGTGGCTGGTCCAATTTTAATTTTGGATAAACCAATGAACCGTTATTTTGAAATACGCTAAAAACTGTTGCTTGTTGAATAGGTGAAAGTAGTAATTGTCCTTGACCATAGCCAGTATCTGCCAACAAGATTTCTGAATCTAAATTATGATTAGAGATTTGTGCAGGCTGCATTTCAAACGGTAATTTTAAGTCTTCACCAAAAATAAATTTATCTAATCCATTTTTGAATGTTTTCTTTCCCATTCGTAATGTTTGCTGTGCAAAATAAATATTATCCGAATGAACGAGTGCTGTTTTTAAATCAACTAATGGATCTGCCTTTACCCTTGTTACATAGTAATCTCCCCAATCATGATTTTTCTGCCATTTTAAGCCACTGATTGGCAAGGATTCATTGGGTTTCAAGGTATTAGCATCTAAGCCAATTGCACCTGTAATTGTTTTGAATGTTGATCCT
The genomic region above belongs to Melissococcus plutonius ATCC 35311 and contains:
- the tsaB gene encoding tRNA (adenosine(37)-N6)-threonylcarbamoyltransferase complex dimerization subunit type 1 TsaB gives rise to the protein MRLLAMDTSNQALSVAVCEEDQILGEYTTTINKNHSITLMPTIDRLMHDLHLKPTAIDRFVVARGPGSYTGLRIGITTAKTLAYTLKKELTAVSSLETLAANCVGIDGIIIPLFDARRENIYTGAYTYDEKGKLQTIYSDRHIALTDWLMMLQEFSKIYFVGVDVKKFEVTIKKQLPQATINKIAQWQIPCGAVLAQLGKDQTPLENIHTFSPSYLKRVEAEENWLKTHTAGECNYVEKI